One Triticum dicoccoides isolate Atlit2015 ecotype Zavitan chromosome 5B, WEW_v2.0, whole genome shotgun sequence genomic window carries:
- the LOC119309969 gene encoding serine/arginine repetitive matrix protein 1-like, with translation MQEKQKKKPTSHSPSAPPRRRAPPPPERSSSPPGAAPSRARLLAAGRRSSCARLLAIGHRPLLARLFSARRRPHPAVGRQPSGSSAQHHRLHVLSCCFAREVLASCTRRIRPSPSVHLRRPRPFTTATSSRPTPAPQSARQRRPCQPTRSFKRGGPLARLMAHKWAGTNASLKQFHGPRRKISTPGKPSHVETSGPADL, from the exons atgcaagaaaaacaaaagaaaaagcccACCTCCCATTCCCCC AGCGCGCCTCCTCGCCGCCGGGCGCCGCCCCCTCCAGAGCGCTCCTCCTCGCCGCCGGGCGCCGCCCCCTCCAGAGCGCGCCTCCTCGCCGCCGGGCGCCGCTCCTCCTGCGCGCGCCTCCTCGCCATCGGGCACCGCCCCCTCCTCGCGCGCCTTTTCTCCGCCAGACGCCGACCCCACCCTGCTGTCGGGCGTCAGCCGTCGGGATCCAGCGCCCAACACCACCGTCTCCATGTGTTGTCCTGCTGTTTCGCGCGGGAGGTGTTGGCCTCCTGCACCCGCCGGATCCGGCCATCCCCttccgttcacctccgccgcccgagGCCGTTCACCACCGCCACCAGTTCCCGTCCAACACCGGCCCCTCAATCCGCGCGTCAACGACGCCCCTGTCAACCCACGCGAAGCTTCAAAAGAG GAGGCCCGCTTGCCCGCCTCATGGCCCATAAGTGGGCTGGAACCAATGCTTCGCTGAAGCAATTTCACGGGCCCAGGCGCAAAATTAGCACCCCCGGGAAGCCCAGCCACGTTGAGACTTCTGGCCCAGCTGACCTATGA